A region of Pyxidicoccus parkwaysis DNA encodes the following proteins:
- the pilM gene encoding pilus assembly protein PilM, with product MARILGLDLGSHSVKGVVLESKTKGHGVRGFAEVRRATEGERADTLRAAVQELLGQLPPGHADQVVIALPGPSLITHALSLPFSDGKRIEATLPFEVGSQLPFDISEVVYDYQVVAQKDTEGSKDKAADLLVGVVRKEELQSLLALLTELKLDPRIVTHPGLAYQNLLQQYPGLFEGQGEGGAVAVVDIGHERTSVSFGKPGTGVLFARTFAGGGRDLSKALATEFQTSLAEAHHWKEQHGAMASAAQGPDAERAAAAFVRGLQPVLRELRPTLKAFTARTRQQVGAVVLCGGSARMPGLAEQLSRDLNLPVRVLALPADTAEAIPAAAQPAAAQSFALALRGNATGTKAPRFNFRRGDLAFKGDFDYMKDKLGLLAAFAVTLFLLVIAFGVVRNTVLSRREAEVDAVLCDTTQRILGRCEKDYNRALSMLKGVESPAAALPRMTAVNLLAEVTQRVPESVPVKFDRIQIDLDRVILQGETDSSKQVDTLSNALKGHACFKDVKQGKVERTREGNKVTFRLDVQVQCPGDTGGES from the coding sequence ATGGCCCGCATTCTTGGCCTGGACCTCGGCAGCCACTCCGTGAAGGGCGTGGTGCTGGAGTCCAAGACGAAGGGACACGGAGTCCGGGGGTTCGCCGAGGTCCGGCGCGCCACCGAGGGCGAGCGCGCGGACACGCTGCGCGCCGCGGTGCAGGAGCTGCTCGGTCAGCTCCCGCCGGGGCACGCGGACCAGGTCGTCATCGCCCTGCCCGGCCCGTCCCTCATCACCCACGCGCTCAGCCTGCCGTTCTCCGACGGCAAGCGAATCGAAGCCACGCTCCCCTTCGAGGTGGGCAGCCAGCTGCCCTTCGACATCTCCGAGGTGGTCTACGACTACCAGGTGGTGGCGCAGAAGGACACGGAGGGCAGCAAGGACAAGGCGGCGGACCTGCTCGTGGGCGTGGTGCGCAAGGAGGAGCTCCAGTCGCTGCTGGCGCTGCTCACCGAGCTGAAGCTGGACCCGCGCATCGTCACGCACCCGGGGCTCGCCTACCAGAACCTGCTCCAGCAGTACCCGGGCCTCTTCGAGGGCCAGGGCGAGGGCGGCGCGGTGGCGGTGGTGGACATCGGCCACGAGCGCACCTCGGTGTCCTTCGGCAAGCCGGGCACGGGCGTGCTCTTCGCGCGCACCTTCGCGGGTGGCGGCAGGGACTTGTCCAAGGCGCTGGCCACCGAGTTCCAGACGTCCCTCGCCGAGGCGCACCACTGGAAGGAGCAGCACGGGGCCATGGCCAGCGCGGCGCAGGGCCCGGACGCGGAGCGCGCGGCGGCGGCCTTCGTGCGCGGCCTGCAGCCGGTGCTGCGCGAATTGCGCCCCACGCTCAAGGCCTTCACCGCCCGCACCCGCCAGCAGGTGGGCGCGGTGGTGCTGTGCGGCGGCAGCGCGCGCATGCCGGGCCTCGCCGAGCAGCTCTCGCGTGACTTGAACCTTCCGGTGCGCGTGCTCGCGCTGCCCGCGGACACGGCGGAGGCCATCCCCGCGGCGGCGCAGCCGGCGGCGGCGCAGTCCTTCGCGCTCGCGCTGCGCGGCAACGCGACGGGCACGAAGGCGCCTCGCTTCAACTTCCGCCGGGGCGACCTCGCCTTCAAGGGCGACTTCGACTACATGAAGGACAAGCTGGGGCTGCTGGCCGCGTTCGCGGTCACGCTCTTCCTGCTCGTCATCGCCTTCGGCGTGGTGCGCAACACGGTGCTGTCCCGCCGCGAGGCGGAGGTGGATGCCGTGCTGTGTGACACCACCCAGCGCATCCTCGGCCGCTGCGAGAAGGACTACAACCGCGCGCTCAGCATGTTGAAGGGCGTGGAGAGCCCGGCGGCGGCGCTGCCGCGCATGACGGCCGTGAATCTGCTCGCGGAAGTCACGCAGCGCGTGCCGGAGAGCGTGCCGGTGAAGTTCGACCGGATTCAAATCGACCTGGACCGGGTCATCCTCCAGGGTGAGACGGACTCCTCGAAGCAGGTGGACACGCTGTCCAACGCGCTCAAGGGCCACGCCTGCTTCAAGGACGTGAAGCAGGGCAAGGTGGAGCGCACGCGCGAGGGCAACAAGGTGACGTTCCGCCTGGACGTCCAGGTCCAGTGCCCCGGCGACACGGGCGGGGAGAGCTAG
- the gspM gene encoding type II secretion system protein GspM, with product MAKASEIFAPVTAWFERLSERERRMVSIAGAALMAFIVFAVVVGFSNSASGYRKRTQDKMAKLQEVQALASSYREAQAARQNVEQQLTSNNVQLISYIEDKATAAGLQVPNMTPKGDLGVGDGKIIESSVELTFTDVDLRKLTDFLRTVESGPGVVKVKYLRIEPRPASDTLTAWTTVATYRMKQ from the coding sequence ATGGCCAAGGCTTCTGAAATCTTCGCGCCGGTGACGGCGTGGTTCGAGCGGCTGAGCGAGCGCGAGCGGCGCATGGTGTCCATCGCCGGCGCGGCGCTGATGGCGTTCATCGTCTTCGCGGTGGTGGTGGGCTTCTCCAACAGCGCGTCCGGCTACCGCAAGCGCACGCAGGACAAGATGGCGAAGCTGCAGGAGGTGCAGGCGCTCGCGTCCAGCTACCGCGAGGCGCAGGCGGCCCGGCAGAACGTGGAGCAGCAGCTCACGTCCAACAACGTGCAGCTCATCAGCTACATCGAGGACAAGGCCACCGCGGCCGGCCTCCAGGTGCCCAACATGACGCCCAAGGGAGACCTGGGCGTCGGTGACGGCAAGATTATCGAGAGCTCCGTGGAGCTGACCTTCACGGACGTGGACCTGCGCAAGCTGACGGACTTCCTGCGCACGGTGGAGAGCGGACCGGGCGTGGTGAAGGTGAAGTACCTGCGCATCGAGCCGCGGCCCGCCTCGGACACGCTGACCGCGTGGACCACCGTCGCCACCTACCGGATGAAGCAATAA
- a CDS encoding general secretion pathway protein GspK — translation MSRSFFKQTSRRRRAASATSAAGGKRERGVALIIAIVSIAILTVIATEFAYNSRVDLQLAANQRDEVRAYYMARSGIALSRLLLRFQKQVDQTPIPNPASILAQFGIGGTQQPGQQTPQPTSLNIQLYKMARVDCHMLKGLVKSEGGGEGSETSPLKPAEDDPKFKMDDKDADPASREVAAQMTKRSFGGFEGCFLATITDEEEKLNVHRLMAGAGDAYPTMLRMLDMFEDKRFEFLWERDDANKVRSKPEDVVIAIKDWADDDTTGSALNRVDATNPMPTGFSDEGANYSRYEPSYQPKNARFDSLDELYRVHGVNDQFMAAFRDRLTVYPDINRRPNINTDDPVMMGLAIMSVADPAHPDPRLKDPVFLNELITRVRSARMFSFFGMSVQDFVAVVESAGVPVNPAVKSNVAGNRLIGDKSQTFTIKSVGEAGSVQKTLTAVVRLDDTLGRLLYWREE, via the coding sequence ATGTCACGCTCCTTCTTCAAACAGACTTCGAGGCGCCGCCGCGCGGCGAGCGCGACCTCCGCGGCGGGCGGCAAGCGCGAGCGTGGCGTGGCGCTCATCATCGCCATCGTCTCCATCGCCATCCTCACGGTGATTGCCACCGAGTTCGCGTACAACAGCAGGGTGGACCTGCAGCTCGCGGCCAACCAGCGGGACGAGGTGCGCGCCTACTACATGGCGCGCTCGGGCATCGCCCTGTCGCGGCTGCTCCTGCGCTTCCAGAAGCAGGTGGACCAGACGCCCATCCCCAACCCGGCGTCCATCCTCGCGCAGTTCGGCATTGGCGGCACGCAGCAGCCCGGCCAGCAGACGCCGCAGCCGACCTCGCTCAACATCCAGCTCTACAAGATGGCGCGCGTGGACTGCCACATGCTCAAGGGGCTGGTGAAGAGCGAGGGCGGTGGTGAGGGCAGCGAGACGTCTCCGCTGAAGCCGGCGGAGGACGACCCGAAGTTCAAGATGGATGACAAGGACGCGGACCCGGCCTCGCGCGAGGTGGCGGCGCAGATGACGAAGCGCTCCTTCGGCGGCTTCGAGGGCTGCTTCCTCGCCACGATTACGGACGAGGAGGAGAAGCTCAACGTCCACCGCCTGATGGCGGGCGCCGGCGACGCGTACCCCACCATGCTGCGCATGCTGGACATGTTCGAGGACAAGCGCTTCGAGTTCCTCTGGGAGCGCGACGACGCGAACAAGGTCCGCAGCAAGCCGGAAGACGTGGTGATTGCCATCAAGGACTGGGCGGACGACGACACGACGGGCTCGGCCCTCAACCGGGTGGATGCGACCAACCCCATGCCCACCGGCTTCTCCGACGAGGGCGCGAACTACAGCCGCTACGAGCCCTCCTACCAGCCGAAGAACGCGCGCTTCGACAGCCTCGACGAGCTGTACCGGGTGCACGGCGTCAACGACCAGTTCATGGCCGCGTTCCGCGACAGGCTCACGGTGTACCCGGACATCAACCGCCGGCCGAACATCAACACGGACGACCCGGTGATGATGGGCCTGGCCATCATGTCGGTGGCGGACCCGGCGCACCCGGACCCGCGCCTGAAGGACCCGGTGTTCCTCAACGAGCTCATCACCCGCGTGCGCTCCGCGCGCATGTTCAGCTTCTTCGGCATGTCGGTGCAGGACTTCGTCGCCGTCGTCGAGTCAGCGGGAGTCCCCGTCAATCCGGCCGTGAAGTCCAACGTGGCGGGCAACCGCCTCATCGGCGACAAGAGTCAGACGTTCACCATCAAATCCGTGGGAGAGGCGGGCAGCGTGCAGAAGACGCTCACCGCCGTCGTGCGCCTGGACGACACGCTGGGACGCCTCCTGTACTGGAGAGAGGAATAG